From one Lysinibacillus sp. G4S2 genomic stretch:
- a CDS encoding GNAT family N-acetyltransferase, with translation MNIKVATLEDIPQIEILYEELFLEMSKLQPKYIAPAKQDVKFLTNTISEEKSDIFVAEIDNSIAGFLLIQELTTPPYSCIVQHNYAYIMDVIVAGQYQSKGIGSLLLQEAKKWAEERKLDYLELSVLAENNGAFTLYEKHGYKEMSCKMRLEINN, from the coding sequence ATGAATATTAAAGTTGCAACATTAGAAGATATCCCGCAAATAGAAATATTATATGAAGAACTGTTTTTAGAAATGTCAAAACTCCAACCAAAGTATATAGCTCCAGCAAAACAGGATGTGAAGTTTCTTACAAACACAATTTCAGAAGAAAAATCAGATATTTTTGTTGCTGAAATAGATAACAGTATTGCCGGCTTTTTGTTAATTCAAGAATTAACTACTCCTCCTTATTCTTGTATTGTCCAGCATAATTATGCATATATTATGGATGTAATTGTTGCAGGTCAATACCAGAGCAAGGGCATTGGTTCACTTTTGCTACAAGAGGCAAAGAAATGGGCAGAAGAACGTAAATTAGATTATTTGGAGTTAAGCGTTCTGGCAGAAAATAATGGCGCTTTTACTTTGTATGAAAAACATGGATATAAAGAAATGAGTTGTAAAATGCGCTTAGAAATTAATAACTAA
- a CDS encoding YjcZ family sporulation protein, producing the protein MDYSGYGSGSSSRFALIVVLFILLIIVGASFMKY; encoded by the coding sequence ATGGACTATTCAGGTTATGGTAGTGGTTCTAGTTCAAGATTTGCCTTAATTGTTGTTCTATTCATTCTATTGATTATTGTCGGCGCAAGTTTCATGAAATATTAA
- a CDS encoding YjcZ family sporulation protein has translation MGCSNYGGGSSSTFVLIVVLFILLIIVGATFLY, from the coding sequence ATGGGATGCTCTAATTATGGTGGTGGCTCTAGTTCAACATTCGTACTAATTGTTGTTCTATTCATCCTACTAATTATTGTCGGCGCTACTTTCTTGTACTAA
- a CDS encoding GNAT family N-acetyltransferase, with protein sequence MFPILDTERLVLRELTENDAQDVFNCFSNPDVLRHYGQKPLTSLDQVKQIIINFSKNYDEKRGIKWGIALKGQKSIIGTIGFQEWSTEHKRADISYALFPENWGKGYAKEAVHRVISFGFQEMDLLRIGAIVFTENDASNKLLEKLGFEKEGVLRNYMHQNGVPFDTNIFSLIK encoded by the coding sequence ACTCACTGAAAATGACGCGCAAGATGTTTTCAATTGCTTCTCTAATCCTGATGTATTACGTCACTATGGCCAGAAACCATTAACAAGTTTAGATCAGGTTAAGCAAATAATAATTAATTTTTCAAAGAATTATGATGAAAAACGCGGTATTAAATGGGGAATTGCATTAAAAGGACAGAAAAGTATTATTGGTACTATTGGTTTTCAAGAGTGGTCCACTGAACATAAAAGAGCTGACATTAGTTATGCACTTTTTCCTGAGAACTGGGGAAAAGGGTATGCAAAGGAAGCTGTTCATAGAGTCATATCATTTGGCTTTCAAGAGATGGATTTACTGCGTATAGGGGCAATTGTTTTTACCGAAAATGATGCTTCAAATAAGCTATTAGAAAAATTAGGCTTTGAAAAAGAAGGGGTATTAAGAAATTATATGCACCAAAACGGTGTTCCATTTGATACGAATATTTTTTCTTTAATAAAGTAA